One Cucurbita pepo subsp. pepo cultivar mu-cu-16 chromosome LG07, ASM280686v2, whole genome shotgun sequence genomic region harbors:
- the LOC111798245 gene encoding putative clathrin assembly protein At5g57200 translates to MGTFQSFRKAYGALKDSTKVGLAKVNSEFKDLDIAIVKATNHVECPPKERHVRKIFTATSVVRPRADVAYCIHALAKRLSKTRNWIVALKTLIVVHRTLREGDPTFREELLNYSQKGHVLQISNFKDDSSPLAWDCSAWVRTYALFLEERLECYRVLKYDIESERLTKTSPGSTKVHSRTRLLNSDELLDQLPALQQVLYRLMGCQPEGAAYSNYLIQYALALVLKESFKIYCAINDGIINLVDMFFGMPRHDAVKALNIYKRASHQAENLADFYEYCKGLELARTFQFPILKQPPPSFLATMEEYIREAPQTASVNKRLEYRVAEEMTEKPEEPEEPAEIEKEVENVDNKPLEETEEEPQQKEESVPEPPPLIATEDTSDFLGLKEINPRIAEIEHNNALALAIVSNGNDPSSANRALSDFGGSGWELSLVTTPTNNAGSTVGSKLAGGFDKLLLDSLYEDEHARRNIQLQNAGYGTYGEMYVQNPFQQQHDPFAMSSGIAPPSNVQLAMMAQQQQMLYQQQQQQQHHQALQTNAFPQQQQLHLDESMMMVPYQQQLPQSKYPQQQQMQQQHHQQMQQFGQSNPFGDPFVPFPQNSVPPGGNHNLI, encoded by the exons ATGGGCACATTTCAGAGCTTCCGCAAAGCTTATGGCGCTCTCAAGGACTCCACCAAGGTCGGCCTCGCCAAGGTCAATAGCGAATTCAAG GATTTGGATATCGCCATTGTTAAGGCTACCAATCATGTTGAATGTCCGCCTAAAGAACGTCATGTTCGAA AAATCTTTACGGCGACGTCCGTTGTGAGGCCTCGGGCGGATGTGGCGTATTGCATTCATGCATTGGCGAAGAGATTGTCGAAGACGCGGAACTGGATC GTTGCCTTGAAGACGTTGATAGTTGTACATAGGACATTGAGAGAGGGTGATCCAACTTTCAGGGAAGAACTTCTCAACTATTCACAAAAAGGACACGTTCtccaaatatcaaattttaaggaTGATTCAAGTCCTCTTG CTTGGGATTGTTCTGCATGGGTAAGGACCTATGCCCTTTTTCTAGAAGAGCGACTTGAATGTTACAGAGTCTTGAAGTACGATATTGAATCGGAACGTCTAACAAAAACATCGCCAGGATCGACGAAG GTACATAGTAGGACACGCTTGCTGAACTCTGATGAGCTACTGGACCAGCTACCCGCATTGCAGCAGGTTCTCTACCGCCTTATGGGATGTCAG CCAGAAGGAGCAGCGTATAGTAATTATCTTATCCAGTACGCCCTGGCTCTC GTACTCAAAGAGAGCTTTAAAATCTATTGTGCAATAAATGATGGAATAATAAACCTTGTGGACATG TTCTTTGGCATGCCAAGGCATGATGCAGTTAAAGCTCTCAATATATACAAAAGAGCCAGCCACCAG GCTGAAAATCTTGCGGATTTTTATGAATATTGTAAGGGATTGGAACTTGCTAGAACTTTTCAGTTTCCCATATTGAAACAG CCGCCTCCATCATTTCTTGCAACAATGGAAGAATACATAAGAGAAGCACCCCAGACAGCTTCTGTTAATAAGAGACTG GAATACCGAGTGGCAGAGGAGATGACTGAGAAACCGGAAGAGCCTGAGGAACCTGCTGAAATTGAAAAGGAGGTTGAAAATGTTGACAACAAACCTCTTGaggaaacagaggaagaacCCCAACAGAAAGAAGAGAGCGTCCCTGAACCTCCACCTCTAATAGCAACTGAGGATACAAGTGATTTTCTG GGTCTTAAGGAAATAAATCCTAGGATTGCAGAAATTGAGCATAACAATGCTTTAGCCCTTGCTATAGTTTCAAATG GGAATGATCCGTCTTCTGCAAATCGTGCTTTGAGTGACTTTGGCGGTAGTGGTTGGGAGCTATCCCTTGTTACCACACCAACCAATAATGCTGGTTCAACGGTCGGAAGCAAACTG GCGGGCGGGTTCGACAAGCTACTGCTCGATAGCTTGTACGAAGATGAACATGCCAGAAGAAATATTCAGCTGCAAAATGCAGGATATGGAACATACGGTGAAATGTATGTGCAGAATCCATTCCAACAGCAGCACGACCCATTTGCGATGTCGAGCGGTATAGCGCCTCCTTCGAACGTGCAATTAGCAATGATGGCTCAGCAGCAGCAAATGCTTTAccagcagcaacaacagcagcagcatcaTCAAGCGTTACAAACAAACGCGTTCCCTCAGCAACAACAGTTGCATTTAGATGAGTCTATGATGATGGTACCTTATCAACAACAGTTGCCTCAGAGCAAGTACCCTCAACAGCAACAAATGCAGCAACAACATCACCAACAAATGCAACAATTTGGTCAGTCTAATCCTTTTGGAGACCCTTTTGTTCCCTTTCCTCAGAATTCTGTGCCGCCGGGGGGAAATCATAATCTAATctag